In one Haloplanus salinus genomic region, the following are encoded:
- a CDS encoding SDR family NAD(P)-dependent oxidoreductase — protein MVIGGTSGAGRAIARGFAADGADVVTSSRSADDVAETAAGLRSLGAETIEQSCDVTDRGSLVDLRDATIDALGRIDVPVTSQSYIAQSNLTTGAEAERQAVFDVQLDGTYRAVQIFAERMDQGAIIPISSISNGLSVPNLVPYTAAELGPEIRVNAIRPGFVRTDQTGGTYDGGDGSTREARPSDDDRSARRSGRDGGRSDLSR, from the coding sequence GTGGTCATCGGTGGGACGAGCGGCGCCGGACGGGCGATTGCCCGTGGGTTCGCGGCCGACGGCGCGGACGTGGTCACGTCGAGTCGGAGCGCGGACGACGTGGCCGAAACCGCCGCCGGCCTCCGTAGCCTCGGCGCCGAGACGATCGAACAGTCCTGCGACGTGACGGATCGCGGGTCGCTCGTCGACCTGCGCGACGCGACCATCGACGCTCTCGGCCGGATCGACGTGCCGGTCACCTCCCAGAGTTACATCGCCCAGTCGAACCTGACCACGGGCGCCGAGGCGGAGCGGCAGGCGGTGTTCGACGTACAGCTGGACGGCACCTATCGCGCCGTGCAGATCTTCGCGGAGCGGATGGACCAAGGGGCGATCATCCCTATCTCCTCCATCTCGAACGGCCTCTCCGTCCCGAACCTCGTGCCGTACACGGCGGCGGAACTCGGACCGGAGATCCGGGTGAACGCGATCCGGCCCGGCTTCGTCCGGACCGACCAGACCGGGGGCACCTACGACGGGGGGGACGGATCGACACGCGAAGCTCGTCCGTCGGACGACGACCGGTCGGCTCGCCGATCCGGAAGGGATGGTGGGCGTAGCGATCTATCTCGCTAG
- a CDS encoding carbohydrate ABC transporter permease has product MSTIRRQRKRLVRGVTDRLLNWRMEESRLGWLLILPTLVVFAAVVFFPLMYSVYLSFHSTSGFSMSLTWVGVENYITLLGQDVFWQSLTNNVLWTIGTVSIQLVLGVGVALLLHKTFTGRNTVRGAALFPYMVPTIVAVFNFRWIFNATYGVFNSILLMAGIVREPISFFGYDLAMASAVALGVWRFTPFVVITVLARLQTIPPSLYEAAQLDGAYKVAQFRYVTLPQLYNILVIVILLRAVWMFRKFAPIYLLTGGGPGTSTQTLPIYAYIEAYTGLRFGFAATIANVMFVILMTVGLLYLRRYYNAGGTDVEA; this is encoded by the coding sequence ATGAGCACCATTCGCAGACAACGGAAGCGACTGGTACGGGGGGTGACTGACCGGCTACTGAACTGGCGTATGGAGGAGAGTCGGCTGGGGTGGCTGTTGATCCTCCCGACGCTCGTCGTGTTCGCCGCCGTCGTTTTCTTCCCCCTCATGTACTCGGTCTACCTGAGTTTCCACTCGACGAGTGGATTCAGCATGAGCCTCACGTGGGTGGGGGTCGAGAACTACATCACACTCCTCGGCCAAGACGTGTTCTGGCAATCACTGACGAACAACGTCCTCTGGACTATCGGCACCGTCTCGATCCAACTGGTGCTCGGTGTCGGCGTGGCGCTGCTGTTACACAAGACGTTCACCGGCCGGAACACGGTGCGCGGGGCGGCGCTGTTCCCGTACATGGTGCCGACCATCGTCGCCGTGTTCAACTTCCGCTGGATCTTCAACGCCACCTACGGCGTCTTCAACTCCATCCTCCTCATGGCCGGCATCGTTCGGGAGCCCATCTCGTTTTTCGGCTACGACCTGGCGATGGCCTCCGCGGTCGCGCTCGGGGTCTGGCGGTTCACCCCCTTCGTCGTCATCACGGTGCTCGCTCGCTTGCAGACGATTCCCCCGAGCCTCTACGAGGCGGCCCAACTCGACGGCGCCTACAAGGTCGCGCAGTTCCGCTACGTGACGCTCCCGCAACTGTACAACATCCTCGTGATCGTCATCCTGTTACGGGCGGTCTGGATGTTCCGAAAGTTCGCTCCGATCTACCTGCTGACCGGTGGAGGCCCCGGCACCTCGACGCAGACGCTTCCGATCTACGCGTACATCGAAGCCTACACCGGCCTCCGGTTCGGCTTCGCAGCGACCATCGCGAACGTCATGTTCGTGATCCTGATGACCGTCGGGCTGCTGTACCTTCGACGGTACTACAACGCAGGAGGGACCGACGTTGAAGCGTAG